A stretch of DNA from Micromonospora sp. NBC_01813:
GAGCCGACCGCTTCGGCAATCGACCGCAGCGCCAGGTTCAACCGCGCCATGTCCTCGTCGAACGACTGGCGCACCTGCTGGAACGAGCCGGCACCGATGCCCTTCCACTGGTCGTAGAGGGGCGCGAGTTGATCCATCAGCCGGTTCAGGTTTCCGGTCAGCCGATCCGCGACGCCATCGACGTCCTTCTCGGTCTGAACCATCAGTCCGGTATTGGTGTTCATCCCGGTCATGGTGGCTTGTCACCCCGTCCTCTGTTGCGATGCCCACATCCGTGGACGGCCGCATGGCGCGCGTAGCCGCACCATCTGTCAATGAAACGGTAGATGCTCCTGTCCAGTGGCGCCAGACCATGCCGGCAAACCGACTCACCCCGACAGGCCACGAGTTGATCCACAGTAGTTGCTCAGGCCGGTGACCTGGCGGCGGCCGGATCCAGTGCCGGGCCACTCGGTAGCCGTACCACCAGGCTCGCGGGCAGCCGCACCGGCTCCACCTGCCGGTAGCCGAGCATCCCGGCGACCGCCCGGTCCGCGAGCGGATAGCGGATCCCCAGGTCGGTGACCAGGTTCAGGGTGCCGGCCGGGGCATCCGGGCTGGGCATGGACTCGACCAGCGCACCATAGCCCGGCTCGATGACCACCTGGTCGGCCAGGGGGACCCCGTCGGCGGTGCGCGTCGGGGTGACGATCGCTTCGGTGACCGGATCCGTCCGCGCGTCCAGCAGCACCTGCGGCTCGTGACTGCCGGGCTGGTAGCCGGCACACACGCTCTGCTGGCCGTCGACGAGCCGGACGATCTCCGGCCGCTGCTCCGGGGCCTGCGCGCGGCCCTGTTGCGGCGTTTCCGCGCGGGGGGCACCGACCACGGTGGCGGCGTCGACCGGCAGCGCCTGTGGACGGTCACCGTCGTACGCGTCCCGGGTGCGCGGGTCGGCCATCAGCACCTCGGTCTGCAACGCGGTCAGCGGGACCAGCCGGTTCCGTTCCGCCAGGTAGTACTGCCTGGCGCCGGCCTGGTTCTCGACGACGTAGATCCGGCCGGTCACCGCGTCGGGCAGCGCGCTCGACGAATCACCACGGCCGGCGACGCCGCGGGTGCCGATCGGTTCGCCGGCCGGCAACGCGTTGAGCCAGGCGCCGCCGACCAGCACGACCGGTTCGGAGCGCAGCGTCAGACCTTCCAGGACGATCTCCTCGTCGACGAGTTCGTGCCGCTGGTCACGCCAGACCAGGTGCAGCCGGTCGGTGTCGGCATCGCGGACCAGCAGGGCACCGTCGCCAGCGGCCC
This window harbors:
- a CDS encoding WXG100 family type VII secretion target is translated as MNTNTGLMVQTEKDVDGVADRLTGNLNRLMDQLAPLYDQWKGIGAGSFQQVRQSFDEDMARLNLALRSIAEAVGSAGKDYEVSDEEIKSEMDSAGATAGQITAALKL
- the eccB gene encoding type VII secretion protein EccB, coding for MPSRRDQVQSYQFFVQRMTSALLARDPDPAVAPFRRLGGAGLGGIMVAVLCLAAVGVFGLIVPGGSTGWRDGESVIVEKETGARYVYRDGQLHPVVNYSSALLAMEAFVPITSVSRNSLMGTARAGRIGIPDAPDALPEAKRILDGAWTLCSQAVRDQSGALVTTTVLTVGRPPVGGRAAGDGALLVRDADTDRLHLVWRDQRHELVDEEIVLEGLTLRSEPVVLVGGAWLNALPAGEPIGTRGVAGRGDSSSALPDAVTGRIYVVENQAGARQYYLAERNRLVPLTALQTEVLMADPRTRDAYDGDRPQALPVDAATVVGAPRAETPQQGRAQAPEQRPEIVRLVDGQQSVCAGYQPGSHEPQVLLDARTDPVTEAIVTPTRTADGVPLADQVVIEPGYGALVESMPSPDAPAGTLNLVTDLGIRYPLADRAVAGMLGYRQVEPVRLPASLVVRLPSGPALDPAAARSPA